The following are from one region of the Salvia hispanica cultivar TCC Black 2014 chromosome 1, UniMelb_Shisp_WGS_1.0, whole genome shotgun sequence genome:
- the LOC125204998 gene encoding cell division control protein 48 homolog C-like isoform X5: MRIGKLRSHRYGGDGWDTDANGDNMAIIEGFVQGNKLGINMREVKKNEDKWPMFSDIGGRYYILEDLTRDVIAPMHQLKLLHLIGGKPSTAILLHGPPGCGKTMLARAIGNEARVPFYETSAVALKSGVSGILELFSRAYNNAPSIVFIDEIDALTSETESLWQCPAKQLMACMKRSNSGPGGYVLTIGATNRPDALDLALRQRFDREFLLDVPKNDQRHDILSVLTSKYKVDVDFDLKELARLTQGFVAGDLVELVNKARMISFNCAIHMRAHIKGFKDGFEAYGKPFSDEELEQVGLDRESIHQAIETVWAVWPSAEMEEFSTTPYTNWDDVGGLQLLKLELERRIIKLIKFPQVYESLWESGLKNFPTSFFLYGPSGCGKTLIVDALAKEAGANLMHIKGNELSKFEWRQLMVDNIFKCAKTHPPCIVFFDEVDVLSRDDFTDEDLEEDEYIWKSWEYRAIWAQISDLKKESHVYVIATSSRLEILERVPFIKEDFGRILYAPLPTPEERGEILKILAQNKPIDAEVDLMALGKDSACENFSGSDLYALMTEAIKFAIDRPALSCGGSMTITNADFEAALAKVSPSLSAEERNKWALHAKNIDVVHGASVMDW; this comes from the exons ATGCGAATCGGCAAATTGAG GAGTCATAGATATGGTGGTGATGGGTGGGATACGGATGCGAATGGGGATAATATGGCTATAATTGAGGGTTTCGTGCAAGGAAATAAATTAGGGATTAACATGAGAGAGGTGAAGAAGAATGAGGATAAGTGGCCAATGTTTAGTGACATTGGTGGGAGGTATTATATATTGGAGGATTTGACAAGAGACGTGATTGCGCCGATGCACCAGTTGAAGCTACTGCATCTCATCGGAGGCAAGCCTTCAACAGCAATTCTGTTACATGGGCCACCGGGCTGTGGGAAAACCATGTTGGCTCGAGCCATTGGCAATGAGGCCCGAGTTCCGTTCTATGAAACATCTGCTGTTGCGTTGAAGTCTGGAGTGTCAG GTATCCTAGAGTTGTTCTCCAGAGCATACAACAATGCACCATCTATTGTGTTcattgatgaaattgatgcATTGACTTCAGAAACGGAAAGTTTGTGGCAGTGCCCAGCAAAACAGTTGATGGCTTGCATGAAAAGATCTAATAGTGGACCTGGTGGCTATGTGCTGACGATTGGAGCAACCAATAGACCTGACGCTCTTGACCTTGCTTTAAGGCAGCGGTTTGATCGTGAATTTCTTTTAGATGTTCCAAAAAATGATCAACGGCATGACATACTATCAGTTCTAACAAGTAAATATAAGGTCGatgttgattttgatttgaagGAGTTAGCTAGGTTGACTCAGGGTTTTGTAGCAGGAGATTTGGTAGAACTAGTAAATAAGGCTCGtatgatttcttttaattgtgCCATTCACATGAGAGCTCACATAAAGGGATTTAAAGATGGATTTGAAGCTTATGGTAAACCATTTTCAGATGAAGAATTGGAGCAAGTCGGATTGGACCGGGAAAGTATTCAT CAAGCTATTGAGACGGTTTGGGCCGTTTGGCCATCTGCTGAAATGGAAGAATTTTCCACCACGCCATATACAAACTGGGATGATGTTGGAGGCCTTCAATTGTTGAAATTAGAACTGGAACGTCGCATAATTAAGCTTATAAAGTTTCCACAAGTTTATGAG TCTCTTTGGGAAAGTGGGTTGAAGAACTTTCCAACCTCCTTCTTTCTTTATGGTCCTTCGGGTTGTGGAAAGACATTGATTGTTGATGCTTTGGCTAAAGAAGCAGGAGCAAATTTAATGCATATCAAG GGCAATGAACTGTCAAAGTTTGAGTGGAGGCAGTTGATGGtggataatattttcaaatgtgcaaAAACTCACCCTCCATGTATAGTTTTCTTTGATGAG GTGGACGTGTTATCCCGAGATGATTTCACAGATGAAGATCTCGAGGAGGACGAATATATATGGAAGTCGTGGGAATATAGAGCG ATATGGGCCCAAATCagtgatttaaaaaaagaatcgCATGTTTACGTGATTGCTACGTCAAGTAG GCTAGAGATTCTGGAGCGCGTCCCGTTTATCAAAGAAGATTTTGGCAGGATTTTGTATGCTCCTCTACCTACTCCAGAAGAAAGAGGAGAGATATTGAAGATTCTTGCTCAAAACAAGCCAATAGATGCAGAAGTGGATCTGATGGCTCTAGGAAAAGACTCCGCATGTGAAAATTTCAGTGGCTCTGATCTGTATGCATTG ATGACAGAAGCTATTAAGTTTGCCATTGATCGACCGGCATTGTCCTGTGGGGGTAGCATGACCATCACAAATGCAGATTTTGAGGCTGCGCTAGCTAAAGTCTCCCCTTCTCTCTCGGCCGAG GAACGCAACAAATGGGCGCTACACGCGAAGAATATTGATGTTGTTCATGGCGCATCTGTGATGGACTGGTAG
- the LOC125204998 gene encoding cell division control protein 48 homolog C-like isoform X2 gives MASSCHRETPVSGGKLSMDGLSDRIARSLLECHDQTLRCLIEPAAAGAKNLTDAQIVHLICSTFPLTFSRSNRNLLIERVAKISPLSCRRASAGDEPAAKRPKFDETQNANRQIEVAKASAPASYSDSNGWELDSARSHRYGGDGWDTDANGDNMAIIEGFVQGNKLGINMREVKKNEDKWPMFSDIGGRYYILEDLTRDVIAPMHQLKLLHLIGGKPSTAILLHGPPGCGKTMLARAIGNEARVPFYETSAVALKSGVSGILELFSRAYNNAPSIVFIDEIDALTAKQLMACMKRSNSGPGGYVLTIGATNRPDALDLALRQRFDREFLLDVPKNDQRHDILSVLTSKYKVDVDFDLKELARLTQGFVAGDLVELVNKARMISFNCAIHMRAHIKGFKDGFEAYGKPFSDEELEQVGLDRESIHQAIETVWAVWPSAEMEEFSTTPYTNWDDVGGLQLLKLELERRIIKLIKFPQVYESLWESGLKNFPTSFFLYGPSGCGKTLIVDALAKEAGANLMHIKGNELSKFEWRQLMVDNIFKCAKTHPPCIVFFDEVDVLSRDDFTDEDLEEDEYIWKSWEYRAIWAQISDLKKESHVYVIATSSRLEILERVPFIKEDFGRILYAPLPTPEERGEILKILAQNKPIDAEVDLMALGKDSACENFSGSDLYALMTEAIKFAIDRPALSCGGSMTITNADFEAALAKVSPSLSAEERNKWALHAKNIDVVHGASVMDW, from the exons ATGGCCTCCTCCTGTCACCGGGAAACTCCTGTTTCCGGCGGAAAATTGAGCATGGACGGATTAAGCGACCGCATCGCCAGGTCTCTCCTTGAATGTCATGACCAAACTCTGCGCTGTCTCATCGagcccgccgccgccggagcCAAAAACCTAACCGACGCGCAAATCGTGCACCTCATCTGCTCCACCTTCCCTCTCACATTCTCCCGCTCCAATCGCAACCTCCTAATCGAACGCGTCGCGAAAATATCTCCGCTCTCGTGCAGGAGAGCGAGCGCCGGGGACGAGCCAGCAGCGAAAAGGCCAAAATTTGACGAGACTCAGAATGCGAATCGGCAAATTGAGGTAGCTAAGGCTTCTGCTCCAGCTAGTTATTCTGATTCTAACGGTTGGGAACTTGATTCTGCTAGGAGTCATAGATATGGTGGTGATGGGTGGGATACGGATGCGAATGGGGATAATATGGCTATAATTGAGGGTTTCGTGCAAGGAAATAAATTAGGGATTAACATGAGAGAGGTGAAGAAGAATGAGGATAAGTGGCCAATGTTTAGTGACATTGGTGGGAGGTATTATATATTGGAGGATTTGACAAGAGACGTGATTGCGCCGATGCACCAGTTGAAGCTACTGCATCTCATCGGAGGCAAGCCTTCAACAGCAATTCTGTTACATGGGCCACCGGGCTGTGGGAAAACCATGTTGGCTCGAGCCATTGGCAATGAGGCCCGAGTTCCGTTCTATGAAACATCTGCTGTTGCGTTGAAGTCTGGAGTGTCAG GTATCCTAGAGTTGTTCTCCAGAGCATACAACAATGCACCATCTATTGTGTTcattgatgaaattgatgcATTGA CAGCAAAACAGTTGATGGCTTGCATGAAAAGATCTAATAGTGGACCTGGTGGCTATGTGCTGACGATTGGAGCAACCAATAGACCTGACGCTCTTGACCTTGCTTTAAGGCAGCGGTTTGATCGTGAATTTCTTTTAGATGTTCCAAAAAATGATCAACGGCATGACATACTATCAGTTCTAACAAGTAAATATAAGGTCGatgttgattttgatttgaagGAGTTAGCTAGGTTGACTCAGGGTTTTGTAGCAGGAGATTTGGTAGAACTAGTAAATAAGGCTCGtatgatttcttttaattgtgCCATTCACATGAGAGCTCACATAAAGGGATTTAAAGATGGATTTGAAGCTTATGGTAAACCATTTTCAGATGAAGAATTGGAGCAAGTCGGATTGGACCGGGAAAGTATTCAT CAAGCTATTGAGACGGTTTGGGCCGTTTGGCCATCTGCTGAAATGGAAGAATTTTCCACCACGCCATATACAAACTGGGATGATGTTGGAGGCCTTCAATTGTTGAAATTAGAACTGGAACGTCGCATAATTAAGCTTATAAAGTTTCCACAAGTTTATGAG TCTCTTTGGGAAAGTGGGTTGAAGAACTTTCCAACCTCCTTCTTTCTTTATGGTCCTTCGGGTTGTGGAAAGACATTGATTGTTGATGCTTTGGCTAAAGAAGCAGGAGCAAATTTAATGCATATCAAG GGCAATGAACTGTCAAAGTTTGAGTGGAGGCAGTTGATGGtggataatattttcaaatgtgcaaAAACTCACCCTCCATGTATAGTTTTCTTTGATGAG GTGGACGTGTTATCCCGAGATGATTTCACAGATGAAGATCTCGAGGAGGACGAATATATATGGAAGTCGTGGGAATATAGAGCG ATATGGGCCCAAATCagtgatttaaaaaaagaatcgCATGTTTACGTGATTGCTACGTCAAGTAG GCTAGAGATTCTGGAGCGCGTCCCGTTTATCAAAGAAGATTTTGGCAGGATTTTGTATGCTCCTCTACCTACTCCAGAAGAAAGAGGAGAGATATTGAAGATTCTTGCTCAAAACAAGCCAATAGATGCAGAAGTGGATCTGATGGCTCTAGGAAAAGACTCCGCATGTGAAAATTTCAGTGGCTCTGATCTGTATGCATTG ATGACAGAAGCTATTAAGTTTGCCATTGATCGACCGGCATTGTCCTGTGGGGGTAGCATGACCATCACAAATGCAGATTTTGAGGCTGCGCTAGCTAAAGTCTCCCCTTCTCTCTCGGCCGAG GAACGCAACAAATGGGCGCTACACGCGAAGAATATTGATGTTGTTCATGGCGCATCTGTGATGGACTGGTAG
- the LOC125204998 gene encoding cell division control protein 48 homolog C-like isoform X3, translating into MASSCHRETPVSGGKLSMDGLSDRIARSLLECHDQTLRCLIEPAAAGAKNLTDAQIVHLICSTFPLTFSRSNRNLLIERVAKISPLSCRRASAGDEPAAKRPKFDETQNANRQIEVAKASAPASYSDSNGWELDSARSHRYGGDGWDTDANGDNMAIIEGFVQGNKLGINMREVKKNEDKWPMFSDIGGRYYILEDLTRDVIAPMHQLKLLHLIGGKPSTAILLHGPPGCGKTMLARAIGNEARVPFYETSAVALKSGVSETESLWQCPAKQLMACMKRSNSGPGGYVLTIGATNRPDALDLALRQRFDREFLLDVPKNDQRHDILSVLTSKYKVDVDFDLKELARLTQGFVAGDLVELVNKARMISFNCAIHMRAHIKGFKDGFEAYGKPFSDEELEQVGLDRESIHQAIETVWAVWPSAEMEEFSTTPYTNWDDVGGLQLLKLELERRIIKLIKFPQVYESLWESGLKNFPTSFFLYGPSGCGKTLIVDALAKEAGANLMHIKGNELSKFEWRQLMVDNIFKCAKTHPPCIVFFDEVDVLSRDDFTDEDLEEDEYIWKSWEYRAIWAQISDLKKESHVYVIATSSRLEILERVPFIKEDFGRILYAPLPTPEERGEILKILAQNKPIDAEVDLMALGKDSACENFSGSDLYALMTEAIKFAIDRPALSCGGSMTITNADFEAALAKVSPSLSAEERNKWALHAKNIDVVHGASVMDW; encoded by the exons ATGGCCTCCTCCTGTCACCGGGAAACTCCTGTTTCCGGCGGAAAATTGAGCATGGACGGATTAAGCGACCGCATCGCCAGGTCTCTCCTTGAATGTCATGACCAAACTCTGCGCTGTCTCATCGagcccgccgccgccggagcCAAAAACCTAACCGACGCGCAAATCGTGCACCTCATCTGCTCCACCTTCCCTCTCACATTCTCCCGCTCCAATCGCAACCTCCTAATCGAACGCGTCGCGAAAATATCTCCGCTCTCGTGCAGGAGAGCGAGCGCCGGGGACGAGCCAGCAGCGAAAAGGCCAAAATTTGACGAGACTCAGAATGCGAATCGGCAAATTGAGGTAGCTAAGGCTTCTGCTCCAGCTAGTTATTCTGATTCTAACGGTTGGGAACTTGATTCTGCTAGGAGTCATAGATATGGTGGTGATGGGTGGGATACGGATGCGAATGGGGATAATATGGCTATAATTGAGGGTTTCGTGCAAGGAAATAAATTAGGGATTAACATGAGAGAGGTGAAGAAGAATGAGGATAAGTGGCCAATGTTTAGTGACATTGGTGGGAGGTATTATATATTGGAGGATTTGACAAGAGACGTGATTGCGCCGATGCACCAGTTGAAGCTACTGCATCTCATCGGAGGCAAGCCTTCAACAGCAATTCTGTTACATGGGCCACCGGGCTGTGGGAAAACCATGTTGGCTCGAGCCATTGGCAATGAGGCCCGAGTTCCGTTCTATGAAACATCTGCTGTTGCGTTGAAGTCTGGAGTGTCAG AAACGGAAAGTTTGTGGCAGTGCCCAGCAAAACAGTTGATGGCTTGCATGAAAAGATCTAATAGTGGACCTGGTGGCTATGTGCTGACGATTGGAGCAACCAATAGACCTGACGCTCTTGACCTTGCTTTAAGGCAGCGGTTTGATCGTGAATTTCTTTTAGATGTTCCAAAAAATGATCAACGGCATGACATACTATCAGTTCTAACAAGTAAATATAAGGTCGatgttgattttgatttgaagGAGTTAGCTAGGTTGACTCAGGGTTTTGTAGCAGGAGATTTGGTAGAACTAGTAAATAAGGCTCGtatgatttcttttaattgtgCCATTCACATGAGAGCTCACATAAAGGGATTTAAAGATGGATTTGAAGCTTATGGTAAACCATTTTCAGATGAAGAATTGGAGCAAGTCGGATTGGACCGGGAAAGTATTCAT CAAGCTATTGAGACGGTTTGGGCCGTTTGGCCATCTGCTGAAATGGAAGAATTTTCCACCACGCCATATACAAACTGGGATGATGTTGGAGGCCTTCAATTGTTGAAATTAGAACTGGAACGTCGCATAATTAAGCTTATAAAGTTTCCACAAGTTTATGAG TCTCTTTGGGAAAGTGGGTTGAAGAACTTTCCAACCTCCTTCTTTCTTTATGGTCCTTCGGGTTGTGGAAAGACATTGATTGTTGATGCTTTGGCTAAAGAAGCAGGAGCAAATTTAATGCATATCAAG GGCAATGAACTGTCAAAGTTTGAGTGGAGGCAGTTGATGGtggataatattttcaaatgtgcaaAAACTCACCCTCCATGTATAGTTTTCTTTGATGAG GTGGACGTGTTATCCCGAGATGATTTCACAGATGAAGATCTCGAGGAGGACGAATATATATGGAAGTCGTGGGAATATAGAGCG ATATGGGCCCAAATCagtgatttaaaaaaagaatcgCATGTTTACGTGATTGCTACGTCAAGTAG GCTAGAGATTCTGGAGCGCGTCCCGTTTATCAAAGAAGATTTTGGCAGGATTTTGTATGCTCCTCTACCTACTCCAGAAGAAAGAGGAGAGATATTGAAGATTCTTGCTCAAAACAAGCCAATAGATGCAGAAGTGGATCTGATGGCTCTAGGAAAAGACTCCGCATGTGAAAATTTCAGTGGCTCTGATCTGTATGCATTG ATGACAGAAGCTATTAAGTTTGCCATTGATCGACCGGCATTGTCCTGTGGGGGTAGCATGACCATCACAAATGCAGATTTTGAGGCTGCGCTAGCTAAAGTCTCCCCTTCTCTCTCGGCCGAG GAACGCAACAAATGGGCGCTACACGCGAAGAATATTGATGTTGTTCATGGCGCATCTGTGATGGACTGGTAG
- the LOC125204998 gene encoding cell division control protein 48 homolog C-like isoform X1, whose protein sequence is MASSCHRETPVSGGKLSMDGLSDRIARSLLECHDQTLRCLIEPAAAGAKNLTDAQIVHLICSTFPLTFSRSNRNLLIERVAKISPLSCRRASAGDEPAAKRPKFDETQNANRQIEVAKASAPASYSDSNGWELDSARSHRYGGDGWDTDANGDNMAIIEGFVQGNKLGINMREVKKNEDKWPMFSDIGGRYYILEDLTRDVIAPMHQLKLLHLIGGKPSTAILLHGPPGCGKTMLARAIGNEARVPFYETSAVALKSGVSGILELFSRAYNNAPSIVFIDEIDALTSETESLWQCPAKQLMACMKRSNSGPGGYVLTIGATNRPDALDLALRQRFDREFLLDVPKNDQRHDILSVLTSKYKVDVDFDLKELARLTQGFVAGDLVELVNKARMISFNCAIHMRAHIKGFKDGFEAYGKPFSDEELEQVGLDRESIHQAIETVWAVWPSAEMEEFSTTPYTNWDDVGGLQLLKLELERRIIKLIKFPQVYESLWESGLKNFPTSFFLYGPSGCGKTLIVDALAKEAGANLMHIKGNELSKFEWRQLMVDNIFKCAKTHPPCIVFFDEVDVLSRDDFTDEDLEEDEYIWKSWEYRAIWAQISDLKKESHVYVIATSSRLEILERVPFIKEDFGRILYAPLPTPEERGEILKILAQNKPIDAEVDLMALGKDSACENFSGSDLYALMTEAIKFAIDRPALSCGGSMTITNADFEAALAKVSPSLSAEERNKWALHAKNIDVVHGASVMDW, encoded by the exons ATGGCCTCCTCCTGTCACCGGGAAACTCCTGTTTCCGGCGGAAAATTGAGCATGGACGGATTAAGCGACCGCATCGCCAGGTCTCTCCTTGAATGTCATGACCAAACTCTGCGCTGTCTCATCGagcccgccgccgccggagcCAAAAACCTAACCGACGCGCAAATCGTGCACCTCATCTGCTCCACCTTCCCTCTCACATTCTCCCGCTCCAATCGCAACCTCCTAATCGAACGCGTCGCGAAAATATCTCCGCTCTCGTGCAGGAGAGCGAGCGCCGGGGACGAGCCAGCAGCGAAAAGGCCAAAATTTGACGAGACTCAGAATGCGAATCGGCAAATTGAGGTAGCTAAGGCTTCTGCTCCAGCTAGTTATTCTGATTCTAACGGTTGGGAACTTGATTCTGCTAGGAGTCATAGATATGGTGGTGATGGGTGGGATACGGATGCGAATGGGGATAATATGGCTATAATTGAGGGTTTCGTGCAAGGAAATAAATTAGGGATTAACATGAGAGAGGTGAAGAAGAATGAGGATAAGTGGCCAATGTTTAGTGACATTGGTGGGAGGTATTATATATTGGAGGATTTGACAAGAGACGTGATTGCGCCGATGCACCAGTTGAAGCTACTGCATCTCATCGGAGGCAAGCCTTCAACAGCAATTCTGTTACATGGGCCACCGGGCTGTGGGAAAACCATGTTGGCTCGAGCCATTGGCAATGAGGCCCGAGTTCCGTTCTATGAAACATCTGCTGTTGCGTTGAAGTCTGGAGTGTCAG GTATCCTAGAGTTGTTCTCCAGAGCATACAACAATGCACCATCTATTGTGTTcattgatgaaattgatgcATTGACTTCAGAAACGGAAAGTTTGTGGCAGTGCCCAGCAAAACAGTTGATGGCTTGCATGAAAAGATCTAATAGTGGACCTGGTGGCTATGTGCTGACGATTGGAGCAACCAATAGACCTGACGCTCTTGACCTTGCTTTAAGGCAGCGGTTTGATCGTGAATTTCTTTTAGATGTTCCAAAAAATGATCAACGGCATGACATACTATCAGTTCTAACAAGTAAATATAAGGTCGatgttgattttgatttgaagGAGTTAGCTAGGTTGACTCAGGGTTTTGTAGCAGGAGATTTGGTAGAACTAGTAAATAAGGCTCGtatgatttcttttaattgtgCCATTCACATGAGAGCTCACATAAAGGGATTTAAAGATGGATTTGAAGCTTATGGTAAACCATTTTCAGATGAAGAATTGGAGCAAGTCGGATTGGACCGGGAAAGTATTCAT CAAGCTATTGAGACGGTTTGGGCCGTTTGGCCATCTGCTGAAATGGAAGAATTTTCCACCACGCCATATACAAACTGGGATGATGTTGGAGGCCTTCAATTGTTGAAATTAGAACTGGAACGTCGCATAATTAAGCTTATAAAGTTTCCACAAGTTTATGAG TCTCTTTGGGAAAGTGGGTTGAAGAACTTTCCAACCTCCTTCTTTCTTTATGGTCCTTCGGGTTGTGGAAAGACATTGATTGTTGATGCTTTGGCTAAAGAAGCAGGAGCAAATTTAATGCATATCAAG GGCAATGAACTGTCAAAGTTTGAGTGGAGGCAGTTGATGGtggataatattttcaaatgtgcaaAAACTCACCCTCCATGTATAGTTTTCTTTGATGAG GTGGACGTGTTATCCCGAGATGATTTCACAGATGAAGATCTCGAGGAGGACGAATATATATGGAAGTCGTGGGAATATAGAGCG ATATGGGCCCAAATCagtgatttaaaaaaagaatcgCATGTTTACGTGATTGCTACGTCAAGTAG GCTAGAGATTCTGGAGCGCGTCCCGTTTATCAAAGAAGATTTTGGCAGGATTTTGTATGCTCCTCTACCTACTCCAGAAGAAAGAGGAGAGATATTGAAGATTCTTGCTCAAAACAAGCCAATAGATGCAGAAGTGGATCTGATGGCTCTAGGAAAAGACTCCGCATGTGAAAATTTCAGTGGCTCTGATCTGTATGCATTG ATGACAGAAGCTATTAAGTTTGCCATTGATCGACCGGCATTGTCCTGTGGGGGTAGCATGACCATCACAAATGCAGATTTTGAGGCTGCGCTAGCTAAAGTCTCCCCTTCTCTCTCGGCCGAG GAACGCAACAAATGGGCGCTACACGCGAAGAATATTGATGTTGTTCATGGCGCATCTGTGATGGACTGGTAG
- the LOC125204998 gene encoding uncharacterized AAA domain-containing protein C16E9.10c-like isoform X4, with product MASSCHRETPVSGGKLSMDGLSDRIARSLLECHDQTLRCLIEPAAAGAKNLTDAQIVHLICSTFPLTFSRSNRNLLIERVAKISPLSCRRASAGDEPAAKRPKFDETQNANRQIEVAKASAPASYSDSNGWELDSARSHRYGGDGWDTDANGDNMAIIEGFVQGNKLGINMREVKKNEDKWPMFSDIGGRYYILEDLTRDVIAPMHQLKLLHLIGGKPSTAILLHGPPGCGKTMLARAIGNEARVPFYETSAVALKSGVSGILELFSRAYNNAPSIVFIDEIDALTSETESLWQCPAKQLMACMKRSNSGPGGYVLTIGATNRPDALDLALRQRFDREFLLDVPKNDQRHDILSVLTNEELEQVGLDRESIHQAIETVWAVWPSAEMEEFSTTPYTNWDDVGGLQLLKLELERRIIKLIKFPQVYESLWESGLKNFPTSFFLYGPSGCGKTLIVDALAKEAGANLMHIKGNELSKFEWRQLMVDNIFKCAKTHPPCIVFFDEVDVLSRDDFTDEDLEEDEYIWKSWEYRAIWAQISDLKKESHVYVIATSSRLEILERVPFIKEDFGRILYAPLPTPEERGEILKILAQNKPIDAEVDLMALGKDSACENFSGSDLYALMTEAIKFAIDRPALSCGGSMTITNADFEAALAKVSPSLSAEERNKWALHAKNIDVVHGASVMDW from the exons ATGGCCTCCTCCTGTCACCGGGAAACTCCTGTTTCCGGCGGAAAATTGAGCATGGACGGATTAAGCGACCGCATCGCCAGGTCTCTCCTTGAATGTCATGACCAAACTCTGCGCTGTCTCATCGagcccgccgccgccggagcCAAAAACCTAACCGACGCGCAAATCGTGCACCTCATCTGCTCCACCTTCCCTCTCACATTCTCCCGCTCCAATCGCAACCTCCTAATCGAACGCGTCGCGAAAATATCTCCGCTCTCGTGCAGGAGAGCGAGCGCCGGGGACGAGCCAGCAGCGAAAAGGCCAAAATTTGACGAGACTCAGAATGCGAATCGGCAAATTGAGGTAGCTAAGGCTTCTGCTCCAGCTAGTTATTCTGATTCTAACGGTTGGGAACTTGATTCTGCTAGGAGTCATAGATATGGTGGTGATGGGTGGGATACGGATGCGAATGGGGATAATATGGCTATAATTGAGGGTTTCGTGCAAGGAAATAAATTAGGGATTAACATGAGAGAGGTGAAGAAGAATGAGGATAAGTGGCCAATGTTTAGTGACATTGGTGGGAGGTATTATATATTGGAGGATTTGACAAGAGACGTGATTGCGCCGATGCACCAGTTGAAGCTACTGCATCTCATCGGAGGCAAGCCTTCAACAGCAATTCTGTTACATGGGCCACCGGGCTGTGGGAAAACCATGTTGGCTCGAGCCATTGGCAATGAGGCCCGAGTTCCGTTCTATGAAACATCTGCTGTTGCGTTGAAGTCTGGAGTGTCAG GTATCCTAGAGTTGTTCTCCAGAGCATACAACAATGCACCATCTATTGTGTTcattgatgaaattgatgcATTGACTTCAGAAACGGAAAGTTTGTGGCAGTGCCCAGCAAAACAGTTGATGGCTTGCATGAAAAGATCTAATAGTGGACCTGGTGGCTATGTGCTGACGATTGGAGCAACCAATAGACCTGACGCTCTTGACCTTGCTTTAAGGCAGCGGTTTGATCGTGAATTTCTTTTAGATGTTCCAAAAAATGATCAACGGCATGACATACTATCAGTTCTAACAA ATGAAGAATTGGAGCAAGTCGGATTGGACCGGGAAAGTATTCAT CAAGCTATTGAGACGGTTTGGGCCGTTTGGCCATCTGCTGAAATGGAAGAATTTTCCACCACGCCATATACAAACTGGGATGATGTTGGAGGCCTTCAATTGTTGAAATTAGAACTGGAACGTCGCATAATTAAGCTTATAAAGTTTCCACAAGTTTATGAG TCTCTTTGGGAAAGTGGGTTGAAGAACTTTCCAACCTCCTTCTTTCTTTATGGTCCTTCGGGTTGTGGAAAGACATTGATTGTTGATGCTTTGGCTAAAGAAGCAGGAGCAAATTTAATGCATATCAAG GGCAATGAACTGTCAAAGTTTGAGTGGAGGCAGTTGATGGtggataatattttcaaatgtgcaaAAACTCACCCTCCATGTATAGTTTTCTTTGATGAG GTGGACGTGTTATCCCGAGATGATTTCACAGATGAAGATCTCGAGGAGGACGAATATATATGGAAGTCGTGGGAATATAGAGCG ATATGGGCCCAAATCagtgatttaaaaaaagaatcgCATGTTTACGTGATTGCTACGTCAAGTAG GCTAGAGATTCTGGAGCGCGTCCCGTTTATCAAAGAAGATTTTGGCAGGATTTTGTATGCTCCTCTACCTACTCCAGAAGAAAGAGGAGAGATATTGAAGATTCTTGCTCAAAACAAGCCAATAGATGCAGAAGTGGATCTGATGGCTCTAGGAAAAGACTCCGCATGTGAAAATTTCAGTGGCTCTGATCTGTATGCATTG ATGACAGAAGCTATTAAGTTTGCCATTGATCGACCGGCATTGTCCTGTGGGGGTAGCATGACCATCACAAATGCAGATTTTGAGGCTGCGCTAGCTAAAGTCTCCCCTTCTCTCTCGGCCGAG GAACGCAACAAATGGGCGCTACACGCGAAGAATATTGATGTTGTTCATGGCGCATCTGTGATGGACTGGTAG